In a single window of the Brachionichthys hirsutus isolate HB-005 chromosome 18, CSIRO-AGI_Bhir_v1, whole genome shotgun sequence genome:
- the LOC137907862 gene encoding nanos homolog 1-like has product MEFLDGGYLDARSPCDYTFNFWNDYLGLSTLVAKNKTHNPSCSPNSITESLKATLGLEDDSPVCSCVIAHGRDSDGHLECYCAAPGSPPISIYDLKERISLLRPYARLSGDPPLGDGDSSSHRGSFASLDLLSVDRRRKQTPRCKPEPKVCVFCRNNGAPEEVYGTHILKTADGRVLCPILRAYTCPLCSANGDNAHTIKYCPLSKDQASQRVAKGGRAVGKRLKIF; this is encoded by the coding sequence ATGGAGTTCTTAGACGGTGGCTACCTGGACGCGCGCTCCCCCTGCGATTACACCTTTAATTTCTGGAACGACTACCTCGGCCTGTCGACACTTGTCGCCAAAAACAAGACGCACAATCCATCCTGCAGCCCCAACTCTATAACCGAGTCTCTTAAAGCGACCCTGGGTCTGGAGGACGACTCCCCGGTTTGCTCCTGCGTAATTGCGCACGGCAGGGACAGCGACGGACACTTGGAGTGCTATTGCGCGGCACCGGGCTCCCCGCCGATCTCCATCTATGATCTCAAGGAGCGCATATCGCTCCTCCGGCCGTACGCGCGCCTCTCCGGTGACCCGCCGCTCGGAGACGGAGACTCGTCCTCCCACCGGGGAAGCTTCGCCAGCCTCGACCTGCTCTCCGTGGACAGAAGACGCAAGCAGACTCCAAGGTGCAAGCCGGAGCCGAAGGTGTGCGTCTTCTGCCGGAATAACGGCGCGCCGGAGGAGGTTTACGGCACCCACATCCTGAAGACGGCCGACGGCAGGGTGCTGTGCCCCATCCTGCGCGCGTACACCTGCCCCCTCTGCAGCGCCAACGGCGACAACGCGCACACCATCAAGTACTGTCCGCTGTCGAAGGACCAGGCGAGCCAGAGAGTGGCAAAGGGGGGGCGAGCGGTCGGCAAAAGGCTGAAGATCTTCTAA